In one window of Octopus bimaculoides isolate UCB-OBI-ISO-001 chromosome 20, ASM119413v2, whole genome shotgun sequence DNA:
- the LOC106879868 gene encoding neuroguidin: MVSSTISMDVIQKDLPDALNMLEKLPNSIHETNKFFKSLIQKVNSEDFNISDGIGFLTVKCNILLNYITDLSLLLLEKAEGNTLQKNEAVQRLVENRIVWEKILPIDNKLKYQIDKVVQSAVTGKGVADALEYRAKPENLIPKLEDEDDDENNPEETGHHNIKPYVPPKLAAVQCGQMTAEERREKLIERAKKRALGSTLLQDLKREYDEGPEEYMESNSLHRIKENKEAKERIRYEEENFVRLPISKKEKMASRRLTTSASLGQLANFENINVLYDENDFHLDEPSKKKKKMKGKGKKKGFKKKRKL, encoded by the exons ATGGATGTGATACAGAAAGATTTACCCGATGCCTTAAATATGTTGGAGAAACTCCCTAATTCAATCCATGAGACAAACAAATTCTTCAAATCTCTAATCCAAAAAGTCAATTCAGAAGATTTCAATATTTCTGAT GGAATTGGATTTCTAACAGTGAAGTGCAACATTTTATTGAACTATATCACAGATTTGTCTCTCCTTCTTTTGGAGAAGGCAGAAGGAAATACTTTGCAAAAGAATGAAGCAGTTCAAAGACTTGTGGAGAACAGAATT GTATGGGAGAAGATTTTACCCATTGACAATAAACTCAAGTATCAAATCGACAAAGTCGTTCAGTCAGCTGTAACAGGCAAAG GTGTTGCAGATGCTTTGGAATATCGAGCCAAACCTGAGAATCTTATCCCAAAG cttgaagatgaagatgacgatgagaaTAATCCAGAAGAAACGGGACATCATAATATAAAACCCTACGTTCCTCCTAAATTGGCTGCTGTCCAGTGTG GTCAAATGACTGCTGAAGAACGTCGAGAGAAACTGATTGAGAGAGCAAAGAAACGAGCTCTTGGCAGTACACTGCTACAGGACCTGAAACGAGAGTATGATGAAGGACCAGAGGAATATATG GAAAGTAACAGTTTACacagaattaaagaaaataaagaagcaaaagaaagaatACG TTATGAAGAAGAGAACTTTGTCAGACTTCCAATCAGCAAAAAAGAGAAG ATGGCGTCTCGAAGACTTACCACATCAGCTTCCCTCGGTCAACTTGCCAACTTTGAAAATATTAACGTTCTTTATGATGAAAATGATTTTCACCTG GATGAAccaagcaagaaaaagaaaaaaatgaag